In a single window of the Planctomycetia bacterium genome:
- a CDS encoding DUF420 domain-containing protein, whose translation MTVNDLPHLNAALNTTSTILIVAGYLMIRRKRIAAHKACMLGATAVSAAFLVSYLIYHYFAGHVKFTGEGAVRAAYFSILISHVVLAATVPVFVGLAIYRALKNQIDRHKKVVRWGFPIWLYVSVTGVIVYFMLYHFYPQR comes from the coding sequence GTGACGGTCAACGACCTGCCGCACCTGAACGCGGCGCTGAACACGACGAGCACGATCCTCATTGTGGCCGGCTACCTCATGATCCGCCGGAAGAGGATCGCCGCGCACAAGGCGTGCATGCTCGGGGCGACGGCCGTTTCGGCGGCGTTTCTCGTTTCGTATCTGATCTATCACTACTTCGCGGGCCACGTGAAGTTCACCGGCGAGGGAGCTGTGCGGGCGGCATATTTTTCGATCCTCATCTCGCACGTCGTGCTCGCGGCGACGGTGCCTGTCTTCGTCGGTCTGGCGATTTACCGGGCCCTGAAAAATCAGATCGACCGGCACAAAAAAGTCGTCCGCTGGGGCTTTCCGATCTGGCTGTACGTCTCGGTGACCGGCGTGATTGTTTATTTCATGCTTTATCATTTCTATCCCCAGCGATAG
- a CDS encoding SCO family protein: MSNESTPVEKSDDAVADTRHTAPGATFWILMALSLLSVGGLAMLKFLQTDRDKLHKIAAKQREPIPVLNTLPDFTLTERSGKPISLADLRGRVWVADFIFTHCAGPCPVMSMRMKQFQDLLKKERMDDVVCVSFSVDPENDTPARLTEYADALGAEVGRWLFITGEKRAIRDLAIKGFKIAVQDPEQGDDQIIHSTRFVLVDQEGRIRGYYSAMTESEEIDPQTAGTEGGFPAEARSKLLSDIRRIRRGDD; the protein is encoded by the coding sequence GTGAGTAACGAGTCCACACCGGTCGAAAAATCAGACGACGCCGTCGCCGATACGCGACACACTGCGCCCGGCGCGACCTTCTGGATTCTCATGGCGCTCTCGCTGCTGTCGGTGGGGGGGCTGGCGATGCTCAAGTTTCTCCAGACCGATCGCGACAAGCTCCACAAAATCGCCGCCAAGCAGCGTGAGCCGATTCCCGTCCTCAATACGCTGCCGGACTTCACGCTGACCGAGCGCAGCGGCAAGCCGATCAGTCTGGCCGACCTTCGCGGGCGCGTTTGGGTGGCCGACTTCATCTTCACCCACTGCGCCGGGCCCTGTCCGGTGATGTCGATGCGCATGAAGCAGTTCCAGGACCTGCTCAAGAAGGAGCGGATGGACGATGTGGTCTGCGTCAGTTTTTCGGTCGATCCTGAGAACGACACGCCGGCGCGTTTGACGGAGTACGCCGACGCCCTGGGGGCCGAGGTCGGCCGATGGCTGTTTATCACCGGCGAGAAGCGCGCCATTCGCGACCTGGCGATCAAGGGCTTCAAGATCGCCGTGCAGGACCCGGAGCAGGGCGACGACCAGATCATCCATTCCACCCGCTTCGTTCTGGTGGATCAGGAGGGCCGCATCCGCGGCTATTACAGCGCCATGACCGAGTCGGAGGAGATCGATCCGCAGACGGCCGGCACCGAGGGCGGCTTCCCCGCCGAGGCGCGGAGCAAACTGCTCTCCGACATCCGCCGGATTCGCCGGGGGGACGACTAG
- a CDS encoding ABC transporter permease, with product MSSFSSPKPVGLWAPCQTLWRREMVRFLRQRSRIIGALGTPVVFWLLMGAGLRQSLRAPGDAANVDYLEFSFGGAIAAILLFTAIFSMISLIDDRKEGFLQGVLVAPVSRSAIALGKIMGATTLAVGQAVIFLLLAPTAGISLSVVSFVATTAAMVLIAFAVTSLGFWIAWRMESTQGFHAIMNLVLLPMLILSGAFFPPAGSAGWLRAIITCNPMTYAVDLIRHCLYYHHESPIVSSGSSFMMSLAVSIGFAAFTFILAISSVTKESAKALQ from the coding sequence ATGAGTTCCTTTTCTTCGCCGAAGCCGGTCGGCCTTTGGGCCCCTTGTCAGACGCTCTGGCGGCGCGAGATGGTTCGGTTCCTTCGCCAGCGCAGCCGGATCATCGGGGCGCTGGGGACGCCGGTGGTCTTCTGGCTGCTGATGGGGGCCGGTCTTCGACAGTCGCTTCGCGCGCCAGGAGACGCGGCCAATGTTGACTATCTCGAATTCTCCTTCGGCGGGGCCATCGCCGCGATTCTCCTTTTTACCGCCATCTTCTCGATGATCTCGCTCATCGACGATCGCAAGGAAGGCTTCCTCCAGGGCGTCCTCGTCGCGCCGGTTTCGCGCTCGGCCATCGCCCTCGGCAAAATCATGGGCGCCACGACCCTGGCCGTGGGGCAGGCGGTCATCTTCCTGCTTCTCGCACCGACGGCAGGCATCTCGCTATCGGTCGTCTCCTTTGTCGCCACGACCGCCGCGATGGTACTGATTGCCTTCGCCGTCACGAGTCTTGGCTTCTGGATCGCGTGGCGCATGGAATCGACGCAGGGTTTCCACGCCATCATGAACCTCGTCCTCCTCCCCATGTTGATCCTTTCCGGCGCGTTCTTTCCGCCGGCCGGTTCGGCGGGCTGGCTGCGGGCGATCATCACCTGCAACCCCATGACCTACGCGGTGGACCTGATTCGTCATTGCCTGTATTACCATCACGAGAGCCCGATCGTTTCGTCCGGCTCGTCGTTCATGATGTCGCTGGCCGTATCGATCGGCTTCGCCGCGTTCACATTCATCCTGGCGATCTCGTCAGTCACCAAGGAATCTGCAAAGGCCCTCCAGTGA
- a CDS encoding ABC transporter ATP-binding protein — MTDVVQVAGLTHRYGGRTALSAVSFEVRAGECFGLLGPNGGGKTTLFRILTTLLAPSAGTATICGSDIRTDRAEVRRHIGVVFQSPSLDIYLTCRENLRHAGHLYGLSGRELHERVDDVLGRVGLSDRGGDLVKTLSGGMKRRVEIAKGILHKPDLLILDEPSTGLDPGARRELWNQLQDLRRETNVSILITTHFMDEADKCDRLAILDRGALVAVGTPTELKARVGGECVTIECDNSAELVAAMQRDFELAPRVVNGTIRVETTGGPALVTRLMERYSEKITAITLSKPTLEDVFMHETGHRFEIRADEGVRGAA, encoded by the coding sequence GTGACCGACGTTGTTCAAGTCGCCGGGCTCACTCACCGCTACGGCGGTCGCACTGCGCTGAGCGCCGTGAGCTTTGAAGTTCGCGCCGGCGAGTGTTTCGGACTGCTCGGCCCCAACGGCGGCGGCAAGACCACGCTCTTTCGCATCCTCACCACTTTGCTCGCCCCATCTGCCGGCACGGCGACGATTTGCGGCAGCGACATCCGCACCGATCGCGCCGAGGTCCGCCGGCATATCGGCGTCGTGTTTCAGTCGCCCAGCCTCGATATCTATCTGACCTGCCGGGAGAACCTTCGCCATGCCGGTCACCTTTACGGGCTGTCGGGTCGAGAGCTTCACGAGCGGGTTGATGACGTGCTCGGTCGTGTTGGTCTTTCCGACCGCGGCGGCGACCTCGTCAAGACGCTTTCCGGCGGCATGAAGCGGCGCGTCGAAATCGCCAAGGGCATATTGCACAAGCCTGACCTGCTCATTCTCGACGAACCGAGCACCGGCCTGGACCCCGGCGCGCGGCGCGAATTATGGAACCAACTTCAGGACCTGCGGCGCGAGACGAATGTCAGCATCCTCATCACCACGCACTTCATGGACGAAGCCGACAAATGCGACCGTCTGGCGATTCTCGATCGCGGCGCGCTGGTGGCCGTCGGTACGCCGACGGAGCTGAAGGCCCGCGTGGGTGGAGAGTGTGTCACCATCGAGTGCGACAACTCCGCCGAACTAGTCGCGGCCATGCAGCGTGACTTCGAACTGGCCCCTCGCGTGGTGAACGGGACGATTCGAGTTGAGACGACCGGCGGCCCGGCATTGGTCACGCGGCTCATGGAGCGCTACTCCGAAAAGATCACGGCCATTACCCTTAGCAAGCCGACGCTGGAAGACGTCTTCATGCACGAGACCGGCCACCGGTTTGAGATTCGCGCCGACGAAGGCGTCAGGGGGGCCGCATGA
- the cyoE gene encoding protoheme IX farnesyltransferase, which produces MNRPVEQMDAGPGASGVVAAERSRGGARPRLADVAELAKIRISSLVLVVTAIGFGLGAPQGAAISSVVATLVGVFFVAAAANTLNQLMEREFDRLMPRTMDRPIAAGRVSPSEALILGTASGLIGVVILSLTTTVLATALAVATIVLYLFAYTPLKRRTVHNTIVGAVPGALPPLIGYAAAAGNLGADAWVLFAILFFWQLPHFFAIAWMYREDYRLGGYKMLSVVDPTGRSTRFQAVIYTLILIGASLSPILVAPTNITYITGAVILGLGLLAVAIAMFRNLSRATARAMLLASVIYLPALLSLLLIDRLSG; this is translated from the coding sequence ATGAATCGACCCGTGGAACAAATGGATGCAGGGCCCGGCGCGTCCGGTGTCGTCGCCGCCGAACGGTCTCGCGGGGGCGCACGTCCGCGTCTGGCCGACGTCGCCGAGCTGGCAAAGATTCGCATCTCGTCGCTCGTCCTCGTCGTGACCGCGATCGGCTTCGGCCTCGGAGCGCCGCAAGGAGCCGCGATCTCCTCCGTCGTTGCCACGTTGGTCGGCGTCTTCTTTGTCGCCGCCGCCGCGAACACGCTGAACCAGCTCATGGAGCGCGAGTTCGATCGCCTGATGCCGCGGACCATGGATCGCCCCATTGCCGCCGGACGCGTCTCGCCGAGCGAAGCCTTGATCCTCGGCACCGCATCGGGCCTCATTGGCGTCGTCATTCTTTCGCTGACCACAACCGTCCTGGCCACCGCTTTGGCCGTCGCGACGATCGTTCTGTATCTGTTCGCATATACGCCGCTCAAGAGAAGAACCGTTCATAACACCATCGTGGGCGCAGTACCCGGGGCGCTGCCGCCGCTCATCGGCTATGCCGCCGCCGCGGGAAATCTGGGTGCCGACGCCTGGGTTCTTTTCGCCATCCTTTTCTTCTGGCAGCTCCCGCACTTTTTCGCCATCGCGTGGATGTATCGCGAGGACTATCGCCTCGGCGGTTACAAAATGCTCTCCGTCGTCGACCCCACCGGCCGCTCGACCCGCTTTCAGGCCGTCATTTACACGCTCATTCTGATCGGTGCCAGCCTTTCGCCGATCCTCGTCGCCCCGACCAACATCACCTACATCACCGGCGCCGTTATTCTCGGCCTGGGACTTTTGGCCGTGGCGATTGCGATGTTTCGTAATCTCAGTCGGGCGACAGCCCGCGCCATGCTGCTCGCATCCGTCATCTATCTGCCCGCGCTGCTGTCGCTCCTTCTGATCGATCGATTGAGCGGATAA
- a CDS encoding COX15/CtaA family protein, giving the protein MNNVRPLCDTDPSEMRGASARQPSAGLWLHRYAILVALSTWCLIFAGGMVTSTGSGLSVPDWPTTYGQNMFTYPPSKWVGGIFYEHGHRLIASSVGMLTIGLCVWLWLREPRRWLAKLGVVALLTVIAQGVLGGLTVKYLLPTPISVGHACLAQAFLCLTVSIAVFTSQSWKRARQIVPNPSPSGFVQTPTVALMLVLLIFGQLMLGAIMRHTDSGLAVLDFPKAYGQWVPALSEDAVGRYNDYRRFELTIPAVTVQQIAWHMAHRVGAITVAFAAAFACGCVIRRHSALPALRRPAILILLLVAVQFALGAWTVLSGKLAIAATLHVAVGAATLATAWFMTLQSYRHVGLVRRESMPVAAALGAAS; this is encoded by the coding sequence ATGAATAATGTCCGGCCATTGTGTGACACCGACCCGTCCGAGATGCGCGGCGCCTCCGCCCGTCAGCCATCCGCCGGGCTCTGGCTTCACCGTTACGCCATTCTCGTCGCCCTCTCAACCTGGTGCCTGATCTTTGCCGGGGGCATGGTCACCAGCACCGGCAGCGGGCTCTCCGTACCCGATTGGCCCACGACTTACGGCCAGAACATGTTCACCTATCCGCCCTCCAAGTGGGTCGGCGGCATCTTCTACGAGCATGGCCATCGACTGATCGCGTCTTCCGTCGGAATGCTCACTATCGGTCTGTGCGTCTGGCTCTGGCTTCGCGAGCCGCGCCGCTGGTTAGCCAAGCTCGGCGTCGTCGCTTTGCTCACCGTCATCGCTCAGGGCGTCCTCGGCGGTCTCACCGTCAAGTATCTCCTGCCCACGCCGATTTCCGTGGGCCACGCATGTCTGGCCCAGGCGTTTCTCTGCCTCACCGTCTCTATTGCCGTGTTCACCTCGCAATCCTGGAAGCGGGCTCGCCAGATTGTGCCGAATCCGTCGCCATCAGGCTTCGTTCAGACGCCGACCGTGGCCCTCATGCTTGTCCTCCTCATCTTCGGCCAACTGATGCTCGGGGCGATCATGCGTCATACCGATTCCGGCCTTGCCGTCCTCGACTTTCCGAAGGCCTATGGCCAGTGGGTGCCGGCGCTGAGCGAAGACGCCGTCGGGCGGTACAACGACTATCGCCGCTTTGAGCTAACGATCCCGGCCGTCACCGTGCAGCAGATCGCCTGGCACATGGCCCATCGCGTAGGTGCAATCACGGTTGCCTTCGCGGCGGCCTTCGCCTGCGGCTGCGTCATCCGTCGTCATTCGGCATTACCGGCGCTTCGTCGACCGGCCATTCTGATTCTCCTGCTCGTTGCGGTTCAGTTTGCCCTCGGCGCGTGGACCGTCCTGTCCGGTAAGCTCGCCATCGCCGCGACCCTGCACGTCGCCGTCGGCGCCGCGACGCTTGCGACCGCCTGGTTCATGACGTTGCAGTCCTATCGACACGTCGGCCTCGTCCGGCGTGAGTCAATGCCCGTCGCCGCGGCACTGGGGGCCGCCTCATGA
- a CDS encoding cytochrome C oxidase subunit IV family protein, translating into MSHHEMSVEEVQKHVKTYVMVFASLLVLTGVTVGVFYLHLTIGAAVVVALLVASVKGSLVACYFMHLISERGLIYWIIALCAFLFIALLLVPVITVHESVGM; encoded by the coding sequence ATGAGTCATCATGAGATGTCGGTCGAGGAAGTTCAGAAGCACGTCAAGACCTATGTCATGGTCTTCGCCTCGTTGCTGGTCCTCACCGGCGTGACGGTCGGCGTGTTTTATCTGCACCTCACCATCGGTGCCGCCGTGGTGGTGGCTCTGTTGGTCGCCTCGGTCAAGGGGTCGCTGGTTGCCTGTTACTTCATGCACCTGATCTCCGAGCGCGGATTGATCTACTGGATTATCGCCTTGTGCGCCTTTTTATTCATTGCGCTGTTGCTGGTTCCGGTCATCACGGTTCATGAGTCGGTGGGGATGTAG
- a CDS encoding heme-copper oxidase subunit III, with product MEPHPVTGMYNGKFGVWLFLASEVMLFGALFSSYVLLRMGADDGMWPKHGAEILNVPLATLNTAVLISSSVTMVMAWAQLKMKKVGKAQLYLTLTFLLAGSFLVVKYFEYSEKFHHYQVWLNSPLTVDGHEVSTVRGHFDEKSPHLEVDAKSGAFITPEFVSIIPDSHGGDHEHASAMRIEGDQIKRVSNFGPRHSTFLATYFTLTGLHGLHIIGGMIVILYFMLTGARFSRINPDKYANRIECTGLYWHFVDLVWIFLFPVLYLL from the coding sequence ATGGAACCGCATCCCGTTACCGGGATGTACAACGGCAAGTTCGGCGTCTGGCTCTTCCTCGCTTCGGAAGTGATGCTGTTCGGAGCCCTCTTCTCGTCCTATGTGCTCCTTCGCATGGGCGCCGATGACGGGATGTGGCCCAAGCATGGCGCCGAGATTCTCAATGTGCCCTTGGCCACGTTGAATACAGCGGTCCTCATCAGCTCCAGCGTCACGATGGTCATGGCCTGGGCGCAGCTAAAGATGAAAAAGGTCGGAAAGGCTCAGCTTTACCTCACCCTCACCTTCCTGCTCGCCGGATCGTTTCTTGTCGTAAAGTACTTCGAGTACTCTGAGAAGTTTCATCACTACCAGGTGTGGCTCAATTCACCCTTGACCGTCGACGGCCACGAAGTCTCCACGGTCCGCGGCCACTTCGACGAAAAAAGCCCCCATCTCGAAGTCGATGCCAAGTCCGGGGCATTCATCACGCCCGAATTCGTCTCCATCATCCCCGATTCTCATGGCGGCGATCATGAGCACGCCTCCGCGATGCGCATCGAAGGCGACCAGATCAAGCGCGTCTCCAACTTCGGCCCGCGGCACAGCACCTTTCTGGCGACCTACTTCACCCTCACCGGGCTCCACGGCCTGCACATCATCGGCGGCATGATTGTGATCCTCTATTTCATGCTCACCGGAGCGAGGTTCTCCCGAATCAACCCGGATAAGTACGCGAATCGAATCGAGTGTACCGGCCTCTACTGGCACTTTGTCGACCTGGTGTGGATCTTCCTCTTCCCGGTCCTCTATCTGCTCTAG
- a CDS encoding cbb3-type cytochrome c oxidase subunit I: MSSHDHHGSHDHGGHEELPFWRKYVFSVDHKVIGVQYTITALLFLFFGFSLMMIMRWQLAYPGQPIPFIGKYLGAALAADGVLVGDGYNAMGAMHGTIMVFLAIVPLGVGGFGNYVLPLQIGAPDMAFPRLNMMSYWVYVTGGIVMLASFFVRGGAAASGWTSYPPLSVIATTGQTMWLWGMVLLITSSLLGSVNFIVTTVQLRAKGLGFFRLPFFVWAQLVTSFLLLLAFPPLEAAGILQLMDRLAGTSFFMPSGLVVSGVQQLQYAGGGSPLLWQHLFWFLAHPEVYVLILPAMGIVAEVIANNTRKPLWGYKSLVYSAIFLGFMSFIVWAHHMFMTGMGTTLSTFFQATTMIISVPSVIILTCLIISLHGASIRFNVPMLFALSFLPMFAIGGLTGLPLGLTASDIHLHDTYYVIGHFHYVVAPGTIFAVFAGVYYWYPKVTGRMMNEMLGRIHWFFSFIFMNGIFMPMLFQGMAGILRRQYDQSEQLHGASAQGLSVMASWSAWMLAIAQLPFIINFFWSIWGGKKVGANPWEATTLEWAAPSPPPHGNFEKVPVVYCGPYEYSVPGKKTDFCPQHIA; the protein is encoded by the coding sequence ATGAGTTCACACGATCATCACGGCAGCCACGACCATGGCGGCCACGAAGAACTTCCCTTCTGGCGGAAGTATGTCTTCTCGGTGGACCACAAGGTCATCGGCGTTCAATACACGATCACGGCCTTGTTGTTTCTCTTCTTCGGCTTTTCCCTGATGATGATCATGCGCTGGCAGCTTGCCTACCCGGGACAGCCGATTCCTTTCATCGGCAAGTACCTTGGCGCCGCCCTCGCCGCCGACGGTGTCCTCGTCGGAGACGGCTATAACGCAATGGGCGCGATGCACGGCACCATCATGGTGTTTCTCGCCATCGTGCCGCTCGGTGTCGGCGGTTTCGGGAACTATGTCCTCCCGCTGCAGATCGGCGCCCCCGACATGGCATTTCCCCGGCTCAACATGATGAGCTACTGGGTCTACGTGACGGGCGGAATCGTCATGCTCGCCAGCTTCTTCGTTCGCGGCGGGGCGGCCGCGTCAGGATGGACGTCGTACCCACCGCTCTCGGTCATTGCCACAACAGGCCAGACCATGTGGTTGTGGGGCATGGTGCTCCTCATCACCTCGTCACTGCTCGGCTCGGTGAACTTTATTGTGACGACCGTCCAGCTTCGGGCGAAAGGTCTTGGTTTTTTTCGCCTTCCGTTCTTCGTCTGGGCACAGTTGGTAACCTCATTTCTGCTCTTGCTCGCCTTCCCGCCGCTGGAGGCGGCCGGCATACTCCAATTGATGGACCGCCTTGCAGGTACCAGCTTCTTTATGCCGTCCGGTCTTGTCGTCAGCGGCGTTCAGCAGCTTCAGTATGCAGGCGGCGGCAGCCCGCTCCTCTGGCAGCACCTCTTCTGGTTCCTCGCCCATCCGGAAGTGTACGTCCTCATTCTCCCGGCCATGGGCATCGTTGCCGAAGTCATCGCCAACAACACCCGCAAGCCCCTCTGGGGATATAAGTCGCTGGTCTATTCGGCGATCTTCCTCGGCTTCATGTCGTTCATCGTCTGGGCGCACCACATGTTTATGACCGGCATGGGCACGACGCTGTCGACCTTCTTCCAGGCGACGACGATGATCATCTCCGTTCCTTCAGTGATCATCCTGACCTGTCTGATCATCAGCCTGCACGGCGCGTCGATCCGCTTTAACGTGCCGATGCTCTTTGCCCTCTCGTTTCTGCCGATGTTTGCCATCGGCGGTTTGACCGGCCTGCCACTGGGCCTCACCGCGTCGGACATTCATCTGCACGACACCTATTACGTCATAGGCCACTTCCACTACGTGGTCGCTCCGGGGACGATCTTCGCCGTCTTCGCCGGAGTGTATTACTGGTACCCCAAAGTCACCGGCCGCATGATGAATGAAATGCTCGGGAGGATTCACTGGTTCTTCTCATTCATCTTTATGAACGGCATCTTCATGCCCATGCTCTTTCAGGGCATGGCCGGCATTCTCCGCCGCCAGTATGACCAGTCCGAGCAGCTTCACGGCGCCAGTGCCCAGGGCCTCTCCGTCATGGCCTCCTGGAGCGCCTGGATGCTGGCTATCGCCCAGTTGCCCTTCATCATCAACTTCTTCTGGAGCATCTGGGGCGGCAAGAAGGTCGGCGCCAATCCGTGGGAGGCGACGACGCTGGAGTGGGCCGCGCCGAGCCCGCCGCCGCATGGCAACTTTGAAAAGGTTCCCGTGGTCTACTGCGGGCCTTATGAATACAGCGTTCCAGGCAAGAAGACCGATTTCTGTCCGCAACACATCGCCTAG